A section of the Ochotona princeps isolate mOchPri1 chromosome 19, mOchPri1.hap1, whole genome shotgun sequence genome encodes:
- the FBLL1 gene encoding rRNA/tRNA 2'-O-methyltransferase fibrillarin-like protein 1 — protein MKSAASSRGGGRGGWSGGWGAGRGGGSKGGGGGGGGGGGGGGGSSGSGGKGGFGTRTRGFGGGGGRGRGRGGGDCRDRSGGGGGGGGGQRRTAAKNKSRRKKGAHTVSVEPHRHEGVFIYRGAEDALVTLNMVPGLSVYGERRVTVTEGGVKQEYRTWNPFRSKLAAAILGGVDQIHIKPKSKVLYLGAASGTTVSHVSDIIGPDGLVYAVEFSHRAGRDLVNVAKKRTNIIPVLEDARHPLKYRMLIGMVDVIFADVAQPDQSRIVALNAHTFLRNGGHFLISIKANCIDSTASAEAVFASEVRKLQQENLKPQEQLTLEPYERDHAVVIGVYRPLPKSSSK, from the coding sequence ATGAAGTCGGCAGCGAGCTCGCGCGGGGGTGGCCGCGGAGGCTGGAGCGGAGGCTGGGGCGCAGGGCGCGGCGGCGGGAGcaagggcggcggcggcggtggcggtggAGGAGGCGGAGGCGGAGGCGGCAGCAGTGGCTCCGGGGGCAAGGGAGGCTTCGGTACGCGAACACGCGGCTTTGGCGGCGGCGgaggccggggccggggccgcggTGGCGGGGACTGCAGGGACCGAagtggcggtggcggtggcggtggcggcgggcAGCGTCGCACTGCGGCCAAGAACAAGAGCCGCCGCAAGAAGGGCGCGCACACCGTGTCGGTGGAGCCGCACCGGCACGAGGGCGTGTTCATCTACCGCGGGGCGGAGGACGCGCTGGTCACGCTCAACATGGTGCCCGGGCTCTCGGTGTACGGAGAGAGGCGCGTCACGGTGACCGAGGGCGGCGTGAAGCAGGAGTACCGCACCTGGAATCCCTTCCGCTCCAAGCTGGCCGCTGCCATCCTGGGCGGCGTGGATCAGATCCACATCAAGCCCAAGTCCAAAGTGCTGTACCTGGGCGCCGCCTCGGGGACCACGGTGTCCCACGTCTCTGACATCATCGGCCCGGACGGCCTGGTCTACGCCGTCGAGTTTTCCCACCGCGCCGGCCGCGATCTTGTCAACGTGGCCAAGAAGCGCACCAACATCATCCCGGTCCTCGAGGACGCCAGGCACCCGCTCAAGTACCGCATGCTCATCGGGATGGTGGATGTGATCTTCGCCGACGTGGCGCAGCCCGACCAGTCGCGCATCGTGGCCCTCAACGCGCACACCTTCCTGCGCAACGGGGGCCACTTCCTCATTTCCATCAAGGCCAACTGCATCGACTCCACCGCGTCCGCCGAGGCTGTGTTCGCATCCGAGGTGAGAAAGTTACAGCAGGAGAACCTGAAGCCGCAAGAACAGCTGACATTGGAGCCGTACGAGCGGGATCACGCGGTGGTCATCGGGGTCTACCGGCCCCTTCCCAAGAGCAGCAGCAAGTAG